In a genomic window of Choristoneura fumiferana chromosome 19, NRCan_CFum_1, whole genome shotgun sequence:
- the LOC141438801 gene encoding uncharacterized protein, whose amino-acid sequence MGKECKFDVIQLIHGVEQRPCLWDKSLENYKDRVERRIAWEEIFASLDDTYQSMSPEEKRQTGEHILNKWVNIRDTFVKSLKPKKGKPKKKYILYDHLKFLLKVRPEDEANLEYSTMEVDNDVPIAVSYLKLEADDAEHSYNQHNTRKRKKVNYDEDYVIPHKSGKGYTDDNGIDFVEVEESNENDARVMNEDEAFFASLLPTVVKYNEDERLEFRIEVLGVMKKLKEKRNWAADAD is encoded by the exons TCTTTGGGATAAGAGCTTAGAGAATTACAAGGATCGCGTAGAACGGAGGATTGCGTGGGAAGAAATATTCGCATCGCTAGATGATACGTATCAAAGTATGTCGCCTGAAGAGAAAAGGCAAACGG GAGAGCACATCCTAAACAAATGGGTAAACATACGGGATACGTTCGTCAAATCCCTCAAACCAAAAAAAGGTAAACCTAAAAAGAAGTACATTCTCTACGACCACTTGAAATTCTTGCTCAAAGTGAGACCAGAAGACGAAGCAAATTTAGAATACAGTACAATGGAAGTAGACAACGACGTACCTATAGCTGTATCCTACCTAAAGTTAGAAGCTGATGACGCGGAGCACAGCTACAATCAGCACAAtactagaaagagaaagaaagtaAACTATGATGAAGATTATGTCATACCCCATAAGTCAGGGAAAGGGTACACGGATGACAATGGTATAGACTTTGTGGAAGTGGAGGAGTCCAATGAGAATGATGCGAGGGTTATGAATGAAGATGAGGCTTTTTTCGCTTCCCTGCTGCCTACGGTTGTGAAGTACAATGAGGACGAACGGTTGGAGTTCAGAATTGAGGTTCTTGGTGTTATGAAGAAGTTAAAGGAGAAAAGGAATTGGGCTGCGGATGCCGATTAG